The Luteolibacter sp. Y139 DNA window CACCGCCGTCGACCTTGGTAGGCGTGAATCGATAATACTGGAAAGTAACTTCCGCAGCGTGACTGATCACCGTACTGGCGGCGGCGAGAGCGAGCAGGCTTGGAATGAGGGGCAGAGTGCGTCCGCCGATACGGGGTTCGAGTGTTTTTTTCATGGGAGCTTCGAGGGCATGTATGAGGATGATTCGGTGCGCGTTCGTGCCTTCATGCAGGCTGGTCATCGGCGATCATTTGATCAGGTAAGCCAATGCCGGTTGAAACAAGTCGGCGGCTAACAGAAGCTTTGAAACTTCCGGATGAACGCATGCGGATCATTCGTTGCCATCACGTACGATACACGATGTAGGTTTAGTCCGTTTGTGAAAATTCAAACGGACGGCCTGCCCGGTTCGCACGCTTCAAGCAATCGCTGCAAGGCCCGCCAACGTTGCAGTAGCAAAGCATCCTTGCATCAGATAGCCGCCGGTGGGCGCCTCCCAATCGATCATTTCACCAGCGATAAAAATGCCGGGAAATTTTTTCAGCATCAGCCTCGTATCAAGTTCGTCCCAGCAAACGCCGCCCGCAGATGAAATCGCTTCATCAATCGGGCGGGGGGAAGTGAAGGTCACCGGGCAGAACTTAGCTCTGACCGCGAGTTCGTGCGCGGACGTTGCTTCTGGCAATCCATTGCAAAGAATCACGTGGGCGGCGTCGGAGAGCTTCCAAAACCTATGACTGGCAGCGGTGGCGGATAGTTTCGACGCCGCAAGCTTGGCTGCCAGCTGCTCGACCGAGTAGGTCGGCTTGAAATCGATATGAATCGAAGGAAGCGGCATGCTGCGAAGCGCTGCACCAAGCTGATAGAGAGCACCGCCTTCAAGGCCGTAAGCGGTGACCATCAGCTCGCCCTTTGCTGCGTAGTTTCCCGCATGAACTTCCAGATTCTTTAAAGGTTTGCCTTCGGCCACTGCGAGGACCTCCGCAGGCCATTGCGTTTCCCAACCGCAGTTCGCCGGAACCAGCGGGTTTACCTCGACGCCGAGACGGGTAAGAATCGATGTCCATCCGCCATCGGACCCCGTGATCGGCCACGAGGCGCCGCCGAGTGCCAGGATAACGGCATCCGCGGTGAAAGTACTACGTTTATCGTGGATGGAGAACTCCAGTAGATGGGGAGAGCCCGGCTTGAGGTCCATCCATCGATGGTTCATCTCGAAGGTAACTCCGAGTCCGCGCAGGCGGTCGACCCAGCGACGGAGCAGGGGAGCTGCTTTCATCTCGCGCGGATAAACGCGGCCGGTCCGTTGTTCGAAGGTCTCAATGCGGAGACCCGCGGCCCACTCGCGGAGATCCGCGGGGGTAAAGGAGGAGATGGCGCGCTGCCAGAACTCCGCCGGACCGGAGTAGCGGGAGATAAAGCGGTCGAGCTCTTCACCGTGCGTGAGGTTCAGTCCGCCGCGGCCTGCCACCAGCAGCTTGCGGCCCACCGAGGGCTTGGCGTCAAACACCGTGACCGAGGCACCGGCCGAGGCCGCCACCTCCGCGGCGCGGAGGCCGGCTGGTCCACCACCAATGACCGCGAGTTTCATGGCGTCACGAAGCTGGTCATTGCGGCGCGTGTGTCGCAGGCTGCGGCATGCGTTTGCAGCAAGACCAGTTGTGGAAGAAGGGAGCGGAGTTCATCCGGATCACGCGGCTGGAACGTTTCGAAGTGGCCTACAAGACCATGGCCGACCTGTCGACGAAGGAAGGCGAGCATCAGGTGCTGCCGAAAAAGGAATTCTGCCGGTTGATCCGCGGGGCGAAGCTGGTGGAGCCGGAGGATCAATGAAAAGGCGGCGGCATCTTTCGCCGCCGCCCTTGCAGGAAAGGACCTTGAGCCGGGCTTACTGGGCCTGGGCGCGCTCCAGCGAGGCCTTCACGAAGCCGGCGAACAGCGGATGCGGCTTGTTCGGCTTCGATTGGAACTCGGGGTGGAATTGCGCGCCGACGAAGAACGGGTGATTCGGCAGCTCGATGATCTCGACGAGGCCTTCCTTCTCGGACACCGACGAGATGACGAGGCCGCCATCCTGGAGCTTGTCCTGGAAGTCGGAGTTGAACTCGTAGCGGTGGCGGTGGCGCTCGTGAATGCGATCCGCGCTGCCGTAGAGATCGGAAGCCTTGGTGCCGGCGAAGACGACACTTTCGCAGGAGCCGAGGCGCATGGTGGCGCCCATGTCCTCCACGCCCTTCTGCTCTTCCTGGAGGCAGATCACCGGGAAAGGAGTGTTCTTGTCGAACTCGGTGGAGTTCGCACCACGCAGCTTGCAGATGTTACGGGCGAATTCGATGGTCGCGATCTGCATGCCGAGGCAGATGCCGAAGTAGGGGATGTTGTTCTCGCGGGCATACTGGGCGGCGAGGATCTTGCCCTCGATGCCGCGGTCGCCGAAGCCACCGGGAACCAGAATGCCGTCCACTTCACCGATCACCGCCTTCGCACCGTGGTCTTCGATCGCCTCGGCTTCGACGCGGACGATGTTCACCTTGGTGTCGTGATGCGCACCGGCGTGGATCAGCGATTCGTAGATCGACTTGTACGCGTCCTGCAGCTCGATGTATTTGCCGGCGACCGCGATGGTCACCTTGTTCTTCGGATGGATGACGCGGCGGACGAAATGCTCCCAGTCATCAAGAGCAGGCGCGGGAGTGTGGCCGAGGCCGATCTTGTCGACCACGAGGCGGTCGATCTTGTCGCGGCGCAGGTCGAGCGGGCACTCGTAAATGGTGTGGGCGACATCGCGGAACGCGACCACGTTCTTCTTCTCGACGTTGCAGAACATCGCGATCTTCTTGCGGTTGTCCTCGTCGAGATCGGCTTCGGTGCGGCAGATGATGATGTCCGGCTGGATGCCGAGCTCGCGCAGCTTGGCCACCGACTGCTGGGTTGGCTTGGTCTTCACTTCGCCGGCGGCCTTGATGAAGGGCAGCAGGGTGACGTGGATGAAGCAGACGTTGTCCTTGCCCACTTCGAGCGCGAACTGGCGTAGGGCTTCGACAAAGAGCAGTCCTTCCATGTCGCCGACCGTGCCGCCGATTTCGGTGATTAGCACGTCCACGTCGGGATTGCTGTCGGTCACCATGTGCAGCCGGGCCTTGATCTCATCGGTGACGTGCGGGATGAACTGCACCGTCTTGCCGAGATACTCGCCGCGGCGCTCTTTCTTGATCACGGCGTCGAAGACCTGGCCGGAGGTGAGGTTGTTCAGTCGCGACATCACGCCGGAGGTGAAGCGCTCGTAGTGACCGAGGTCCAAGTCGGTCTCCGCGCCATCGTCGAGCACGTAAACCTCACCATGTTGGTAAGGCGACATGGTGCCCGGGTCCACGTTGAGATACGGGTCGAACTTTTGCATCAGCGTCTTGAGGCCGCGGTGCTCGAGCAGCGCGCCGATCGAGGCCGCTGCGAGACCTTTTCCTAGGGACGAGACGACGCCGCCGGTAACGAAGATGTATTTCATGGGTGGGACAGTTGGCTGGTGAGGATGGATTCGACGTGGGCGGCTTGTTCGGGTGTGTCGACACCGGGCGAGGTGTCGTTGGTAGGGAGAACCTTGATCGACGCGCCGTTTTCCAGCGCGCGCAGTTGTTCGAGCGATTCGGCCTTCTCCAGCGGAGAGGGGGGCCAGGTGACGAAGCGCTCAAGGAAAGTACGGCGGTATGCGTAGATCCCCTTGTGACGATAGACGGGCAGGCCCTCGACCGGGTTACGGAAGTAGGGCAGGGGAGAGCGGGAAAAGTAGAGTGCGCGGCCATCGAGCGCGGTGACCACTTTCACCACATTCGGGTCCTGCACCGCGGGATCGGCGGGATCGAGTGGATTGGCGGCGGTCGCCATGTCGAGCGTGGCATCGGCAGCCATCGCGGCGGCGAGTTCGTCAACGAGCTCAGGATCGATCAGCGGCTCATCGCCCTGGATGTTCACGATGATGTCGGCGTGAGGCAACGAACGCACGGCCTCGGCAAGTCGATCGGTGCCGGTAGGATGCTCGGGCGAGGTCATGATCGCCTTCGCACCGAAGCTCTCAGCGGCCGCGAAAATCCGCTCGTCATCGGTGGCGATGTAGAGGTCATCGAGCCTCGTGCACTTGCGGCACTGCTCCCAGACGTGCTGGACGAGGGGCTTGCCGGCGATGAGGTGGAGGGGCTTTCCGGGGAAGCGGGAGGACCCCCAGCGCGCTGGAAGAATTCCGATGATGTGTGGTTCCCCTCCGCCCATGAAAATCGCTCGGGGCGGAGACTACGGGGCGACTCACCGGCGCGGCAAGAGCCGTGTGGAAATTCCTCAGTGGCCGGTCCACGTCCCTCCGGACTCAAGGTAAACGAGCGCTTTATCGAACGAGCAATTCGTCAGGAAATGCTCCAGTCTTGCCGGGATTTCGCCGCGATGGGCCTGGTGCCACGCGAGGATTTCCTCGGAGACCGATTTCAGTGCTTCCAGATGCGCGGCGGGATTACGGTCGCGGAAGGCGTGGTCGGCGATCGTTTCCTTTCGGCGGCGGAGCAGGGTGGCGAGGTCATCGTGCATGGGAACGCCCTAACCCGAAATGTCATGCCCGGCAATTGCGGCATCGACGCCGCGAAGCCGGACGGATAGAGCCCGGCATGGGACAATACTGGATCGACGGGGTAGTGCTGCTGACCTACTTCGGTTTGATTTTCGCGATCGGATTCTCGCAGCGCTCCAAGAGCGGCTCCATGGAGGGCTTCGCGCTCGGCGACCGGCAAATCGCGTGGTGGGCGGTGCTGGCGTCGATTCTCGCGGCGGAAATCAGCGCCGGCACCTTCTTCGGCGCGCCGGGTGAAGGCTATGCGCTCAGAAACTTCACCTACATCCAGTTGATCGTGGGCTACTTGCTGGCCCGTGTCGTGGTCAGCGCCGTCTTCATTCCCGCCTATTACAAGCATGGGGTGGTGAGCATCTACGAATTCCTCGGCCTGCGCTTCGGACCGAAGACGCATCGCGTGTCCTCCGGGGTCTTCCTGGTCACCCGTCTGCTCGCCAGCGGGACGCGGCTGTGGGTGCCTACCATGTTGCTGGTGCTATTCTGGCACCTCCAGCATCCGCAGCAGACGATCTCCCCGTCGACGGAGTTCTGGCTGACGGCGGTGGCGCTGCTGTTGGTGACCTTTGCCACGGCGATCTACACCACGGTGGGCGGCATCCGCGCCGTGATCTGGACGGACGTGATCCAGATCGTGGTGCTGGTCTGCGCGCTGGGATTCTCGCTGATGTATTTGCTCGGCCACATCCCCGGCGGATGGGGCGGTGCCACGCAGATGCTGCAGGGACCGAAAGACCTCATCGTGTGGGATTGGGGCATCAAGGAGGGCGCTGGCTTCTGGGGCAATGTGAAGGGCGTCCTGGAACAGGAATACACCGTGTGGGCCGCCTTCCTCGGCTCCACCTTCGTGACGATGGCCACCCACGGCACCGACCAGGACATGGTGCAGCGGATGCTCACCGCCAAGAACAAGCGCCAGAGCGCTGTTGCCACCATTCTCTCGGGTCTCGCGGATGTGCCGATCACGCTGGTCGTTCTCGGCATCGGCATCCTGCTGTATGTGTTTTACCAGCAGATGCCGGATCCGCTGTTGCCGCGGAATGCCGAAGGCGTCGTCCCATCGAACAAGGTCTTTCCCCACTTCGTGCTCACGGTGATGCCGGCCGGCCTGCGAGGGCTGGTGATCGCCGGGGTGCTGGCGACGACCATGGGATCGCTCAGCACGGCCCTGAACTCACTCGCGACCAGCTACGTGAAGGACTTCCACTTCCGCTGGTTCGGTGAGCCGCCGGACGAAAAGGGCAAGGTCCGTGTGCTGCGCTTCGGCACCGTGCTCTTCGCCGTGCTGCTGATCACGGTGGCGCTCGCGACCGCGTGGGTGAGCGCTCACAATCCGAAGCTGCGGATCCTGCCCATCATTCTGGGCATCTTCGGCTACACCTATGGTTCGCTGCTTGGCGTCTTCATGGTCGGGCTCTTCACCAAGACCCGCGGCAACGATCGCGGAAACATCATCGCCATGGCAGTCGGATTCCTCGTGGTCGCTTACCTCTCCGGGCTGGATCGCGACGTTTGCGCGCTCTTCAAGGCCGAGGGACTGGGTCGCCCGGATTGGATGCCGGTCATCGAATTTCCATGGCGGATCATGTTCGGAACCATCACCACGTTCCTCATCGCGGTCAGCTTCAGGACCCCCGCGAGCCATCGCGGTGTGACCTCATGAACAGGCGTAAGGGAGGGATTCATTCTGGTGTAAGGACTTCCGCGTCCTGAACGTTTCCGAATGAAATTTTATGCCTCAGTTCGGGCGGGGAAAACCGTTGATTTCAAACGGCGAGCGCCTTTTTGCGAGGCGGATTAAACCTCGGATGGTTCGGGAAAATTAACGAAAGGTTGGGTCAAGATTTAAAAAAATTTCGGCGTGGAACGCCTGTGGAAAAGGGGCGAAGACGTGAGACCTGTTAGAGCGGGTAAAATTTGAGTCCCACTCCCCGCACGGCACGCGTTATCCCTCCAACCCGTCGCGCACCGGAGGGCTCCCAAATTTCCCCTCCGGCTGTGGTTCGGCGCAAAAACCTTTTTTGACTACGCACGTGACAAACATGGAATCTGAGGAGTTCGAGGAGGATGCAATGACGGCCATCGCTGACGTGGCTGCACAATGGGAAGCAACCTGCGAAGTTCTCGGCGGTCTGGTGAGCAAGGATGCTTACCAGCGTTGGTTCCGGGCTTCGCGGTTGGTGGCGGTGGAGGATTCGAAGGCGGTCGTTGCCGTGCCGAATGACATCCACCAGGTGTGGATCGAGACGAACTACATGCCGGAACTCGCCACCGCGGTGGCAGAGACGATCGAAGGCGTTCGCGGGGTGAGGCTGGTGGTGGAGGACAAGCTCGCCGAGATCCTCGAGCCCGCTGCTTCGGACATCGATCGCGCGGTGCCGGCTCGCCCGGCGCAGGTCGCTCCGATGGGCGGTGAAGTGAGCTTTGAGAAGCGTCTCAAGACGTCCGGTCTCAATCCGCAATTCACGCTCGATAACTTCGTCGTCGGCGCGAACAGCCAGTTCGCCCACGCCGCCTGCGAGGCCGTCGGCAAGCGCAAGGGGCCGGGCTACAACCCGCTCTTCATTCACGGTGGCTCCGGTCTCGGCAAGACCCACCTCATGCAGGCGATCGGCCAGGAATTCCTGCGCAGCATGCCTGCTTCCCGCGTGGTCTATTTGACCTGCGAAAAGTTCACCAACGAGTTCATCGACGCCGTCCGCAAGGGCGACCTCGAGCGCTTCCGCAAGCGCTACCGCACGGCCGAGCTGATGCTCATCGATGACGTCCAGTTCATCGGCGGCAAGGAGCGCTCGCAGGAGGAATTCTTCCACACCTTCAACTCGCTGCTCGATGGCCGTTGCCAAGTGGTCCTCACCAGCGACCGCCCGGCCAGCGAGATCAAGAATCTGGAGCCGCGCCTCGTATCCCGCTTCGAATGCGGCCTCACGGTGGAGATCCAACCGCCGGTCTTCGAGACCCGCCTCGCGATCCTCCAGAAGAAGCGCGACGAGTGGAAGGTGAAGGTCGAGGAGGGCATCATGCGCTTCCTGGCTGACCGCATCCGCAGCAATGTCCGCCGCCTGGAAGGTGCGCTGATGCGCGTCGCCACCTTCGCCTCGCTGGCGGGGGAGAGGGTGACCGAGGAGCGCGTGGAGCACCTTCTCCGCGACCTCCTGCGCGAGGAAACCGGCAAGCAGGTGACGGTCGATTCGATCCAGCGCGCCGTGGCCGATCATTTCGACGTTCGTCTGGCAGACATGACCAGCCGCCGCCGTCCGGCCAGCATCGCCTTTCCCCGCCAGGTGGCCATGTACCTGAGCCGCACGCTCACCAAGCAGTCGCTCATGGAGATCGGGGAGGCCTTCGGCGGACGGGATCACGGGACGGTTATCCACGCGGTGAAACGGATCACGGCACAAATGGAGGCCGATCTCTCCACACGGGACGCGGTCGCGGTCATCGAGGCCTCGCTGCGACGCTGAAAACGGTGGGGATTTTTTGAAATTCCGGGAGGTCGTCCGAGGCGGGCGACCTTCCATGGCATTCCCGATAGATTGGCTTGCCAAGGGTCGGAGATTGCGGAGAGCATCACCCCCAGCCAACGAGTCTCCCGCTTTTCCCCATGAAGTTCAGCATTTCCAAAGAAGCCCTCCTTGAGGGGCTGCAGAAGGTCCAGCACGTGGTCAGCACTCGCACGACCCTGCCGATTCTTTCGAACGTGCTGCTGGTGGCGAAAAACGGCCGTTTGACCTTCACTACCACCGACCTCGATGTGGGCATCACCGGCTCGGTGGAAGCCAAGATCGAAAAGGAAGGCGCGACCACCCTGCCGGCCAAGCGCCTCGTCAACATCGTCCGCGAGCTCCCGGCGAGCGAGGTCGAGATCACCGTCGATGCCAAGAACATCGCCTCGATCCAGAGCGGCCCGTCCTTCTTCAAGATTATCGGCCTCGGCCAAGACGACTTCCCGCCGCTTCCCGACTTCGAGGGAGCCAAGGAATTCCGCATGCCGCAGCAGCAACTGCGCGACGGCCTTAAGAAGACCTCCTACGCGATCTCGACCGATGAGACCCGTTACGTCCTCAACGGCATCTACACCTCTTTCCGTGACGGCAAGCTGACGCTCGTCGCCACCGACGGCCGCCGCCTCGCGATGGTCGAGAACGACCTCGATTTCCCGGCCAGCCACGAGACCGACGTGATCGTGCCGACCAAGGCCGTTCAGGAACTCCAGCGCTTGCTCGGCGATGCCGGCGAAGTGCTCATCCGCCTCTCGGACAGCCAGATCTCCTTCTCCATCGGCGAACACCTTCTCATCAGCAAGCTGATCGAAGGCAACTACCCGAACTACCGCCAGGTGATCCCGGGCGACTCGACCGAGCGCGTCGAGCTGCCACGCGAATCCACCCTCGACACCGTCCGCCGCGTCTCGCTCCTGTCCTCCGACAAGTCGAACTCGGTGAAGCTCGTCTTCGGTTCGAACGTCGTGGAAGTCACCGCCAACTCGCCGGATGTCGGTGAAGCCCGCGAAACGATGGAAGTCGCCTACGGCGGCAAGGCGATGCAGATCGCTTTCAATCCGGAGTTCCTGATGGCTCCGCTGCGCAACCTCGAGAGTGACACCGTTTACCTCGATCTGATTGACGAGATGAGCCCCGGCGTGGTCCGCATCGACGGCAGCTTCCTCTACGTCATCATGCCGATGCGCGTGACGGGCTAAAGAAGCCACCAACCATTTTCAAGCCCGGACGCCGCAAGGTGCTCCGGGCTTTCTTTTGGTCAGCCGCTTGAGTTGCCAAAAGAAAACGGCCCGACCGGAATCTCCAGTCGGGCCGTAAATCAGAAAGAGCCGTCCGTTACTTCAGCTCCGGCGCCGTCCACGGCCGGCCGGTGCGGGCCTTGGTGGCTTCGCGTTGCTTCTTCACGAGGTCCGGTGTCACGGCGGTAGCCTTGTTGCTCCACTCGTTGCGGACATAGGTCGCGATGTCGGCGAGCTTCTGGTCAGTGAACATCGGATTGATCCCCAGCGATGGCATGTCGGCGGTAGGGGTGTAGTTTTGGCCAGCCACGGTGACCGGGCCGGTCATGCCGTGGAGCAGGATGCTGACGAACCGCTCCGGCTTGCCGGTGACCCATTCCGAGCCATCGAGCGGCGGGCCGAGGGCGGTGACACCACCGCCATCCGGGCCGTGGCAGCTGAAGCAAACCGCTTCACCGGCGAAAAGCGCCTTGCCGCGATTGAAGGAGGCAAGCTCCTCGCCCTTGAGCGATGGGCCTTCGGAAGCGGTGGTCGCATTCTTCGCGCCTTGGTCGAGCCAGGCGACCAGCGCGTTGTCCTTCGGATCGGCCAGCTTGGCGAACTCGGCTTCATGACCGTGCAGGCCGGAAACCGCCGCTTCTCGAACGAACCGCTCCTTGGACTCGGCCTTCAGCAGCGCCGCGAGGGCATCAAGGGATTTCGCCGTGCCCAGCGAACCGAGCACGCGGGCCAGGTAAGGGGCTGCCTCCGGCGCGGCGGGCTTCAGGGTAACCAGACCGGCCTCAAGCTTGGAGAGCTCAGCAGCATCAAGTCGCGTGCAGGCCCACAGTGCCGACGACTGGACCTTGGGATCCTTGTCCCGGAGTGCCGCGGTGAGATGCTCGGCTTTCAAGGCACCCATGCCTTCGAGGGTCCAGAAGGCATGCACGCGTGCCACGGGAGTGCCGCTGGCCGCCAGCTTGGCGAGCAGGGGAACCAGCGCGGGATCCTTGCGATCCACCATCACCCGTTGGGCGGTTTCGCGGTGCCAGGCGTTCGGATGCATCAGCATCTTCACGAGCTCCACTCCCTGCAGGGCGGCGATGTCCACCTTCGGCTCTAGCTTTCCGGAAGTACTACGGATCCGGTAGATGCGGCCATTGCCGAGGCCCGGCTTGTCCAGTCCGCGCGACAAGTGCTGCTGGCGCAGGTAGCTCGTCTGGTAGGTCTTGTGCTGGATGATGCCGTGATACATGTCCACCAGGTAGAGCGATCCATCGGGAGCCGTGTAGACATTGACCGGACGGAAGCGTTCGTCGGTGGAGGCGAGGAATTCCTTTTCGCCGAAGGGATGGGTACCGCTCTGCTTGCCGTCCTTCTCCTCGATCTTGATTGCCTTCACCAGATTGACCGAGGCCTCGGTCGAGAAGCCCATGCCGTAATAGTCCTTCGGGAAATTCGTGCCGCGATAGACGGTGATGCCGGCGGCGGC harbors:
- a CDS encoding NAD(P)/FAD-dependent oxidoreductase, which translates into the protein MKLAVIGGGPAGLRAAEVAASAGASVTVFDAKPSVGRKLLVAGRGGLNLTHGEELDRFISRYSGPAEFWQRAISSFTPADLREWAAGLRIETFEQRTGRVYPREMKAAPLLRRWVDRLRGLGVTFEMNHRWMDLKPGSPHLLEFSIHDKRSTFTADAVILALGGASWPITGSDGGWTSILTRLGVEVNPLVPANCGWETQWPAEVLAVAEGKPLKNLEVHAGNYAAKGELMVTAYGLEGGALYQLGAALRSMPLPSIHIDFKPTYSVEQLAAKLAASKLSATAASHRFWKLSDAAHVILCNGLPEATSAHELAVRAKFCPVTFTSPRPIDEAISSAGGVCWDELDTRLMLKKFPGIFIAGEMIDWEAPTGGYLMQGCFATATLAGLAAIA
- a CDS encoding CTP synthase, whose product is MKYIFVTGGVVSSLGKGLAAASIGALLEHRGLKTLMQKFDPYLNVDPGTMSPYQHGEVYVLDDGAETDLDLGHYERFTSGVMSRLNNLTSGQVFDAVIKKERRGEYLGKTVQFIPHVTDEIKARLHMVTDSNPDVDVLITEIGGTVGDMEGLLFVEALRQFALEVGKDNVCFIHVTLLPFIKAAGEVKTKPTQQSVAKLRELGIQPDIIICRTEADLDEDNRKKIAMFCNVEKKNVVAFRDVAHTIYECPLDLRRDKIDRLVVDKIGLGHTPAPALDDWEHFVRRVIHPKNKVTIAVAGKYIELQDAYKSIYESLIHAGAHHDTKVNIVRVEAEAIEDHGAKAVIGEVDGILVPGGFGDRGIEGKILAAQYARENNIPYFGICLGMQIATIEFARNICKLRGANSTEFDKNTPFPVICLQEEQKGVEDMGATMRLGSCESVVFAGTKASDLYGSADRIHERHRHRYEFNSDFQDKLQDGGLVISSVSEKEGLVEIIELPNHPFFVGAQFHPEFQSKPNKPHPLFAGFVKASLERAQAQ
- the kdsB gene encoding 3-deoxy-manno-octulosonate cytidylyltransferase, which translates into the protein MGGGEPHIIGILPARWGSSRFPGKPLHLIAGKPLVQHVWEQCRKCTRLDDLYIATDDERIFAAAESFGAKAIMTSPEHPTGTDRLAEAVRSLPHADIIVNIQGDEPLIDPELVDELAAAMAADATLDMATAANPLDPADPAVQDPNVVKVVTALDGRALYFSRSPLPYFRNPVEGLPVYRHKGIYAYRRTFLERFVTWPPSPLEKAESLEQLRALENGASIKVLPTNDTSPGVDTPEQAAHVESILTSQLSHP
- a CDS encoding sodium:solute symporter, producing the protein MGQYWIDGVVLLTYFGLIFAIGFSQRSKSGSMEGFALGDRQIAWWAVLASILAAEISAGTFFGAPGEGYALRNFTYIQLIVGYLLARVVVSAVFIPAYYKHGVVSIYEFLGLRFGPKTHRVSSGVFLVTRLLASGTRLWVPTMLLVLFWHLQHPQQTISPSTEFWLTAVALLLVTFATAIYTTVGGIRAVIWTDVIQIVVLVCALGFSLMYLLGHIPGGWGGATQMLQGPKDLIVWDWGIKEGAGFWGNVKGVLEQEYTVWAAFLGSTFVTMATHGTDQDMVQRMLTAKNKRQSAVATILSGLADVPITLVVLGIGILLYVFYQQMPDPLLPRNAEGVVPSNKVFPHFVLTVMPAGLRGLVIAGVLATTMGSLSTALNSLATSYVKDFHFRWFGEPPDEKGKVRVLRFGTVLFAVLLITVALATAWVSAHNPKLRILPIILGIFGYTYGSLLGVFMVGLFTKTRGNDRGNIIAMAVGFLVVAYLSGLDRDVCALFKAEGLGRPDWMPVIEFPWRIMFGTITTFLIAVSFRTPASHRGVTS
- the dnaA gene encoding chromosomal replication initiator protein DnaA, with product MESEEFEEDAMTAIADVAAQWEATCEVLGGLVSKDAYQRWFRASRLVAVEDSKAVVAVPNDIHQVWIETNYMPELATAVAETIEGVRGVRLVVEDKLAEILEPAASDIDRAVPARPAQVAPMGGEVSFEKRLKTSGLNPQFTLDNFVVGANSQFAHAACEAVGKRKGPGYNPLFIHGGSGLGKTHLMQAIGQEFLRSMPASRVVYLTCEKFTNEFIDAVRKGDLERFRKRYRTAELMLIDDVQFIGGKERSQEEFFHTFNSLLDGRCQVVLTSDRPASEIKNLEPRLVSRFECGLTVEIQPPVFETRLAILQKKRDEWKVKVEEGIMRFLADRIRSNVRRLEGALMRVATFASLAGERVTEERVEHLLRDLLREETGKQVTVDSIQRAVADHFDVRLADMTSRRRPASIAFPRQVAMYLSRTLTKQSLMEIGEAFGGRDHGTVIHAVKRITAQMEADLSTRDAVAVIEASLRR
- the dnaN gene encoding DNA polymerase III subunit beta — its product is MKFSISKEALLEGLQKVQHVVSTRTTLPILSNVLLVAKNGRLTFTTTDLDVGITGSVEAKIEKEGATTLPAKRLVNIVRELPASEVEITVDAKNIASIQSGPSFFKIIGLGQDDFPPLPDFEGAKEFRMPQQQLRDGLKKTSYAISTDETRYVLNGIYTSFRDGKLTLVATDGRRLAMVENDLDFPASHETDVIVPTKAVQELQRLLGDAGEVLIRLSDSQISFSIGEHLLISKLIEGNYPNYRQVIPGDSTERVELPRESTLDTVRRVSLLSSDKSNSVKLVFGSNVVEVTANSPDVGEARETMEVAYGGKAMQIAFNPEFLMAPLRNLESDTVYLDLIDEMSPGVVRIDGSFLYVIMPMRVTG
- a CDS encoding DUF7133 domain-containing protein; the encoded protein is MRPHTFVAALLGTLPLAAQNGDKKDHDNMAPVVPEKDIPPSPVLSVADALKSFKIAPGFVIEPVVTEPLIEEPVCIDFDPAGRMWVCEMRGYMPDIDGAGESTPEGRISILEDTDGDGKADKKTVFLDKVLLPRAVTVFEDGILFLDEHRLLWCKRDGLKAVGEPEVIDADFNGGGNVEHKPNGLMPDLDNWLYLAKSDKRLRRIDGKWKIEPTTFRGQWGVARDDWGRLYHNHNSAFMFGESLAPNLLQANPAVKMKYNDTNALGSNRTWPIRVTPGVNRGYMSKSNGYNEQTLDPKTYKLINCTAAAGITVYRGTNFPKDYYGMGFSTEASVNLVKAIKIEEKDGKQSGTHPFGEKEFLASTDERFRPVNVYTAPDGSLYLVDMYHGIIQHKTYQTSYLRQQHLSRGLDKPGLGNGRIYRIRSTSGKLEPKVDIAALQGVELVKMLMHPNAWHRETAQRVMVDRKDPALVPLLAKLAASGTPVARVHAFWTLEGMGALKAEHLTAALRDKDPKVQSSALWACTRLDAAELSKLEAGLVTLKPAAPEAAPYLARVLGSLGTAKSLDALAALLKAESKERFVREAAVSGLHGHEAEFAKLADPKDNALVAWLDQGAKNATTASEGPSLKGEELASFNRGKALFAGEAVCFSCHGPDGGGVTALGPPLDGSEWVTGKPERFVSILLHGMTGPVTVAGQNYTPTADMPSLGINPMFTDQKLADIATYVRNEWSNKATAVTPDLVKKQREATKARTGRPWTAPELK